A window of the Mucilaginibacter sp. cycad4 genome harbors these coding sequences:
- a CDS encoding prolipoprotein diacylglyceryl transferase family protein produces the protein MFPTIGDLIYYLFHIRIGFPIQTLGFFIAMAFLFAYMVFTSEFKRYEAIGKISAFKRKVIIGKPASAAEMIINFLPGFLFGFKLFGVVFNYEVFAANPRAYILSLQGNLTAGVLIGGAFAFWIYRDRKKFALPKPQATEYTVHPYQLMGLIVFSVGFFGFIGAKLFDIVEHFGRLRYDPLGTLFSANGFAYYGGLIFGALTYLYIGHRHNMKLVHLADIGSPGMMLAYGIGRIGCQLAGDGDWGKVNPHLKPGFLSWLPDWMWAFNYPHNAINAGTLIPGCLGNYCNQLANPVYPTPLYEASLCVSMFMLMWVFRKRIVTPGFMFFLYLVLNGTERFLIEQIRINPVYHFLGLPFTQAGFIGFLMLMGGLTGFVALFVKHKNHRHKHLPVL, from the coding sequence ATGTTTCCAACCATCGGCGATCTGATCTACTATCTCTTCCATATCCGGATTGGGTTTCCTATCCAAACGCTTGGTTTTTTTATCGCAATGGCCTTTTTATTTGCCTACATGGTGTTTACTTCAGAATTTAAACGGTATGAAGCCATTGGAAAGATCAGCGCATTTAAGCGGAAGGTGATAATCGGAAAACCCGCTTCGGCCGCTGAAATGATCATTAATTTTTTGCCCGGTTTTTTATTCGGTTTTAAACTTTTCGGGGTTGTTTTTAACTACGAGGTTTTTGCTGCAAACCCGCGGGCATATATCCTTTCATTGCAGGGAAATTTAACAGCGGGGGTACTTATCGGCGGTGCATTTGCCTTTTGGATTTACCGCGACCGGAAGAAGTTTGCATTGCCTAAACCGCAAGCAACTGAATACACAGTACATCCTTATCAATTAATGGGGCTGATCGTTTTCAGTGTTGGATTTTTCGGTTTCATCGGTGCCAAACTTTTTGATATCGTTGAGCATTTTGGCAGGCTAAGGTATGATCCTTTAGGTACATTGTTTTCGGCCAATGGGTTTGCATATTACGGCGGCCTGATCTTTGGCGCATTGACTTACCTCTATATCGGCCATCGGCATAACATGAAGCTGGTCCACCTTGCCGATATCGGTTCGCCGGGCATGATGCTGGCCTATGGCATTGGCCGTATTGGTTGCCAGCTGGCAGGTGACGGTGATTGGGGCAAGGTTAACCCACATCTAAAACCCGGTTTTTTAAGCTGGCTGCCCGATTGGATGTGGGCGTTCAATTATCCGCATAATGCTATAAATGCCGGTACACTGATACCCGGTTGCCTGGGTAACTATTGTAATCAACTGGCTAACCCGGTATACCCCACGCCGCTTTATGAGGCTTCACTTTGCGTTAGTATGTTTATGCTGATGTGGGTTTTTCGTAAACGGATAGTTACACCCGGTTTTATGTTTTTCCTGTACCTTGTGCTCAACGGTACCGAACGTTTTTTGATAGAGCAGATCCGTATAAACCCGGTTTATCATTTTTTAGGTTTGCCATTTACCCAGGCCGGTTTCATTGGCTTTTTAATGCTGATGGGAGGATTAACCGGTTTTGTTGCGCTGTTTGTTAAACACAAAAATCATCGTCATAAACATTTACCAGTATTATAA
- a CDS encoding RagB/SusD family nutrient uptake outer membrane protein — MKSFNKIILAAAGILTVMAGCKKYEQFPVDKVTINYVFDKKDSLGTNAQMFLYGIYAALQNGHNRVGNDYLDAASDDAMSSASVSSNIVTILSTASYNSYTIPAGENLWAYYYAGIRKANEFVNNIDVVPVLAQYHGYSMKYVWKSEARFLRALYYFELVKRYGGVPLLGNKVFTITDNVALPRNSFADCIKYIVSECDAIKDTLMTAPLSNPNADYHRPTKGAAMALKAKVLLYAASPLFNGQNIDASNSLTGYTDFSADRWAQAAAAEKAVMDLNVYSLLPSFKDVFLTQNSTENIFIRQTDNSSSIETTNGPVGFTGAVGKGQTSPTQQLVDAFPMQNGLAITDPASGYSPDNPYQNRDPRLTYTVLYNGARWLNSDLQLYEGGASKPNGSLQQTKTGYYMRKFMGNFENTNAYAAHVIDWQILRYADVVLGYAEALNESAGATHEVYNAVISIRKRAGIDAGTGNYGLKAGMSKVEMRAIIQNERRLEMAFEENRYWDIRRWKIAETVMNQPQKGISIVKIGSSLTYNVVNALTTKFEAPKMYLYPIPYDEVLKNPNMKQNPGW, encoded by the coding sequence ATGAAGAGTTTTAACAAAATAATTTTAGCGGCCGCCGGCATCTTAACCGTAATGGCCGGCTGTAAAAAATATGAGCAGTTCCCGGTTGATAAGGTAACCATCAATTACGTGTTTGACAAAAAGGATTCGTTAGGCACCAATGCCCAAATGTTCCTTTATGGGATTTATGCAGCGCTCCAAAACGGGCATAACAGGGTAGGGAACGACTACCTTGACGCAGCCAGTGATGATGCCATGTCATCGGCTTCGGTATCATCAAATATAGTAACCATACTTTCTACAGCATCTTATAATTCATATACTATCCCCGCCGGTGAAAACCTTTGGGCTTATTATTACGCCGGCATCCGCAAGGCAAATGAGTTTGTGAACAATATTGATGTAGTGCCGGTGCTGGCACAATATCATGGTTATTCCATGAAATATGTATGGAAAAGCGAGGCCCGTTTTTTAAGGGCGCTATATTATTTTGAACTGGTTAAACGTTACGGCGGCGTGCCATTATTGGGCAACAAGGTGTTTACTATAACAGATAATGTAGCCTTGCCACGTAATTCCTTTGCCGATTGTATCAAGTATATTGTAAGCGAATGCGATGCCATTAAGGATACCCTGATGACCGCGCCGCTAAGCAACCCCAATGCCGATTACCACCGCCCTACCAAAGGCGCGGCCATGGCTTTAAAGGCCAAAGTACTGCTGTATGCGGCAAGCCCATTATTTAACGGGCAGAATATTGATGCCTCAAATTCATTAACCGGTTATACCGATTTTAGCGCCGATAGGTGGGCGCAGGCTGCTGCTGCCGAAAAAGCAGTAATGGACCTGAATGTTTATTCATTGCTGCCCAGTTTTAAAGATGTATTCCTGACTCAAAACAGCACTGAAAATATATTTATCCGCCAAACGGATAATTCATCATCGATAGAAACTACTAACGGTCCGGTTGGGTTTACCGGTGCAGTAGGCAAGGGACAAACCAGTCCGACACAGCAATTGGTTGATGCTTTTCCTATGCAAAATGGTTTGGCTATTACTGATCCGGCATCAGGTTATAGCCCGGATAACCCTTACCAAAACCGTGATCCGCGCTTAACCTATACCGTGCTTTATAACGGGGCAAGATGGCTTAACTCGGATTTACAATTGTACGAAGGCGGGGCCAGCAAACCTAATGGCTCATTACAGCAAACCAAAACAGGTTATTATATGCGCAAGTTCATGGGCAATTTTGAAAACACCAATGCCTACGCTGCTCATGTCATAGACTGGCAGATCTTGCGCTATGCTGATGTGGTTTTAGGCTATGCCGAAGCACTCAATGAATCGGCAGGTGCAACTCACGAGGTTTATAATGCTGTTATCAGCATCAGGAAAAGGGCAGGGATAGATGCGGGCACAGGCAACTACGGACTTAAAGCCGGTATGAGCAAAGTGGAGATGCGTGCCATCATCCAAAACGAGCGGCGCCTGGAAATGGCTTTTGAAGAGAACCGCTACTGGGATATCCGCCGCTGGAAAATTGCCGAAACAGTAATGAACCAGCCACAAAAAGGGATCAGCATCGTGAAGATAGGGTCAAGTCTTACCTATAACGTGGTGAATGCGCTCACTACCAAATTCGAAGCGCCTAAAATGTACCTGTACCCGATACCTTATGACGAGGTTTTGAAGAACCCGAATATGAAACAAAATCCAGGATGGTAA
- a CDS encoding TonB-dependent receptor, which produces MRKIILLFQILMILLPAVSFAQSRTVTGTVRDITGVLPGVSVIEKGVPNNGAITDQGGKFRLVLKGQSNAIVVRFIGYIPRELRVSESGRMDIILQTNTNGLDEVAVVAYGTKKRITNTGAVSSISASEIRTVPTANVQNALTGKLPGFFSQQSSGQPGKDASDFYIRGVSSLNPSGNQPLIIVDDIEYSYDQLQQINVNEIESISILKDASTTAIYGIKGANGVLVVTTRRGKAGTPKVNLRVESGIQQPTKTPQFLDSYNTAVLINEAQHNDGIPLSFTQQDLDLFKNGSDPYGHPDVDWYNKIFKKYTYQTNANLDISGGTTGVKYFISGGALNQNGLVRDFADPQSLVNTNYYFKRYNFRSNLDLKANKTLDLRLDVTTRFSDLNQPYNENAVSEVYNFTKETPFTAPYLNPNGSYSYAYSSFNPDHLPTLNARLATGGYQHSRRTDFNVLFGATQRLDALTNGLSVTGRVAYSSIEQFTKQIFNGGIPAYHYDPATNQYSLRPGATYVYQTYALTGSTDISTNNYNLQLYANYDRTFRGSHHFSGLLLFNQTSQTYFTYPLLDGAQVGVPQKFRGVSGKVGYDFKQKFLFDFNVAYNGTDRFAANHRFGIFPAVSFGYNIAKESFFEKALPVFSLLKLRGSYGLVGSDAAPGNRYVYNQVYNQGGGYNFGETAQNYTTIYEGSLGNPTVVWERAKKIDIGLDANLFNDKISITADYFHDIRYNQLITPGSVPEVLGVGLPAVNIGKTRNQGLDGQISYHSTLGKVQYNVGFVFSYAKNKILYQDEATPAYPWLAQTGHSIGQQYGYHFLGYYTAADIAAINSGSKSVPVPDNGIPLQPGDLKYQDLNGDGVINVFDKRPIGNPNLPNTILGLSLQAVYKGFSVSVLVQGSFNYSFAVIGTGIEPFQSQFQPIHQERWTPENPVNAAFPRLTTNPTSVNSPTAYFSDYWLLNAHYVRLKTVDIGYQLPTKLLPFKINNARIYMSAYNLLTFDNYKKYQQDPEIATNTAGDAYINQRVINLGIQAGF; this is translated from the coding sequence ATGAGAAAAATAATACTTCTCTTCCAGATATTAATGATCCTGCTCCCGGCAGTGTCATTTGCGCAAAGCCGGACCGTAACAGGTACCGTGCGCGATATTACCGGGGTGTTGCCAGGGGTATCGGTTATTGAAAAAGGCGTTCCTAATAATGGTGCAATTACAGATCAGGGCGGTAAGTTCAGGCTTGTTCTTAAAGGGCAGTCAAATGCCATCGTTGTGCGTTTTATCGGTTATATCCCGCGTGAGCTCCGCGTGTCGGAATCAGGCAGAATGGATATTATACTGCAAACCAATACCAACGGCTTGGATGAAGTAGCCGTAGTAGCTTACGGAACCAAAAAAAGGATCACCAATACGGGTGCTGTCAGTTCCATTTCGGCCAGCGAGATCCGTACCGTGCCAACAGCCAACGTGCAAAATGCTTTAACAGGTAAACTGCCGGGTTTCTTTTCGCAACAGTCGTCTGGCCAGCCGGGTAAGGATGCCTCAGATTTTTATATTCGTGGCGTGAGCTCATTGAATCCATCGGGTAACCAGCCGCTCATTATTGTGGATGATATCGAATACAGCTACGATCAGTTGCAGCAGATCAACGTGAATGAGATAGAGAGCATCTCCATTTTGAAAGATGCATCAACTACAGCCATTTATGGTATCAAGGGGGCTAACGGCGTATTGGTGGTAACCACCCGCCGCGGCAAGGCCGGTACACCAAAAGTGAACCTGCGTGTGGAAAGCGGCATCCAGCAGCCAACCAAAACACCGCAGTTTTTAGATTCATACAATACGGCGGTACTCATTAATGAGGCCCAGCATAATGATGGCATCCCGCTTAGCTTTACCCAGCAAGACCTTGACCTGTTTAAAAACGGATCCGACCCATATGGTCACCCCGATGTTGATTGGTATAACAAGATCTTCAAGAAATACACCTATCAAACTAATGCCAACCTGGATATTTCGGGCGGTACAACCGGGGTGAAATATTTCATTTCGGGTGGCGCGCTAAACCAAAATGGTTTGGTACGTGATTTTGCCGATCCGCAAAGTTTGGTGAATACCAATTACTATTTTAAACGCTATAACTTTCGCTCAAACCTCGATCTGAAAGCCAATAAAACGCTTGATCTGCGGTTAGATGTCACCACCCGCTTCTCCGACCTAAACCAGCCTTACAACGAGAACGCAGTGAGTGAAGTGTATAATTTCACCAAGGAAACGCCTTTTACGGCACCGTATCTTAATCCTAACGGAAGTTATTCATACGCTTATTCATCATTTAATCCCGATCACCTGCCAACACTTAACGCCAGGCTGGCAACAGGGGGATATCAACACTCGCGCCGTACCGATTTTAACGTACTTTTTGGCGCTACCCAACGATTGGATGCTTTAACCAACGGCCTTTCGGTAACGGGCAGGGTGGCTTATTCAAGCATTGAGCAGTTCACAAAGCAGATCTTTAACGGAGGCATTCCTGCCTATCATTATGATCCGGCTACTAATCAATATTCCTTAAGGCCGGGGGCTACTTATGTATATCAAACTTATGCATTAACAGGCAGCACTGATATCAGCACCAATAATTATAACCTGCAGCTTTACGCTAATTACGACCGGACATTCCGCGGCTCCCACCATTTTTCGGGCTTGCTGTTGTTTAACCAAACTTCGCAAACTTATTTCACCTACCCATTACTTGATGGTGCGCAGGTTGGTGTACCGCAAAAATTCCGTGGCGTATCGGGCAAGGTGGGGTATGATTTTAAGCAAAAATTCCTGTTCGACTTTAACGTGGCCTATAACGGTACCGACCGCTTTGCAGCCAATCATCGCTTTGGTATTTTTCCGGCCGTGAGCTTTGGTTATAACATAGCCAAGGAGTCGTTTTTTGAAAAAGCCTTGCCAGTTTTCAGTCTGTTAAAGTTAAGAGGCAGCTACGGTTTGGTTGGTTCGGACGCCGCGCCGGGTAACCGTTATGTATACAACCAGGTTTACAACCAGGGTGGCGGTTATAACTTTGGTGAAACTGCCCAAAACTACACTACCATATACGAAGGTTCATTAGGCAACCCAACAGTTGTATGGGAACGTGCCAAAAAGATAGATATTGGTTTGGATGCCAACTTATTTAACGATAAGATCTCCATCACTGCCGATTACTTCCATGATATCCGCTACAACCAACTGATTACTCCAGGTAGTGTGCCGGAAGTATTAGGAGTTGGCTTGCCTGCGGTAAATATTGGTAAAACCCGTAATCAGGGCCTCGACGGGCAGATCAGCTATCATAGCACCCTTGGCAAAGTACAGTACAACGTTGGTTTCGTGTTCTCGTACGCTAAAAACAAGATTCTCTATCAGGATGAGGCCACACCTGCTTATCCATGGTTGGCGCAAACCGGTCATTCAATCGGGCAGCAATATGGTTATCACTTTTTGGGATACTATACCGCAGCCGATATTGCCGCTATCAATTCGGGAAGCAAATCGGTACCGGTACCTGATAATGGTATCCCGCTGCAGCCCGGCGACCTAAAATATCAGGACCTGAACGGTGACGGAGTTATCAACGTTTTCGACAAAAGGCCTATAGGAAACCCTAACCTGCCAAATACCATACTTGGCCTTTCATTGCAGGCCGTTTACAAAGGTTTTAGCGTAAGTGTGCTTGTGCAGGGATCGTTTAACTACAGTTTCGCGGTGATTGGTACAGGTATCGAACCATTTCAAAGTCAGTTTCAACCCATTCACCAGGAACGCTGGACACCCGAAAATCCGGTTAATGCCGCCTTCCCAAGGTTAACTACCAATCCTACTTCGGTAAATAGTCCAACGGCTTATTTTTCTGATTATTGGTTATTAAATGCCCATTACGTTCGTTTAAAAACAGTTGATATCGGTTATCAATTGCCAACTAAATTGTTACCCTTCAAGATTAATAATGCCCGCATTTACATGAGCGCATATAACCTGCTCACCTTTGATAATTACAAAAAATACCAGCAGGACCCCGAAATTGCTACCAATACCGCGGGCGATGCGTACATTAACCAGCGGGTGATCAACCTGGGCATCCAGGCAGGCTTTTAA